The Homalodisca vitripennis isolate AUS2020 chromosome 7, UT_GWSS_2.1, whole genome shotgun sequence DNA segment GAGTAACTATCGGTAACTCGCTCTCCGTGTCCATCTGAATCGGTGTATGGTACCagaggtattatattattattatttgctgtagtaTTTGTACTTACAGATTGACTTTGTACTTGTTCTAAATCGTTACTTAAAGTTGAATCACTCTCTGAACCTGAAGGTGGAGTGTATGTTGGATCATCGATGTCATTCTCAAATAGGTCGCTCACAGAAGATAGCGCATCATCTAAATCTTCCAGTGTTGTCGATGCTCCAGATTCTTGTTCCATGTTTGTCACTTGTGTTATCGTCTCTAGCTCCCATTcatttgactctgaaaaataaattgttaagatattttgaatatttaattttatttaagtgttttgcttttaataacATAGAGCTTTCTTTCCTACAAGTGTTCCCAGCCTTCAAGAAATAGAGAAATTCACTCGGTTtttgtccaatttattttaattttttaaattgatgttccgCCAAAAACATTGATTAGTTCATTATATAGATAGCCTACACAAAGAAtgtggatataaaaaatattatatcgttaaagtggatttctattgaatttttatcatgtttttggtaattatgtgtaatttactcgTCACTCACGAAGTTTTTcatattgaagtataatttctGTTTAAACATGTAGAATGTTAAATTAGGTAGAATAACAAGTCGGAAAGACAAAGAACCCCTAAGAATATAACTATTATCGTATGAAATTAATGCTCTCTGTCCCTACCGACTACAGCATTTACAGTCTAATGACAATGTACTAGGTCTAGGCCCAGCTTAACACGATTGAAATGGAACCTAAATTATTGCTAGGGTAGGCTAAAGCCCCCGAGTAAATACCTGCTACAATATGGTTAAATGGTTAAACATAacagtaatttacacaaaaaagatttttataacaaccataaatttactgaaatttatttaaactgagccTAGAGTATTATGTACCTACTAATCTCACCTGGTTCTACTggagttgaaatgaaattaagaagATGTACGTCTTTACTAGTTTCTCTTTCAACTTGGATATTTTCACTTTCATGCATGTTAAAATTCCATTGGGTTGAGTCATTGTCAGGTAAAACGAGGATGGATGTGCAATCTGGATTCAAtacctagaaataaaattgaaaatcaaacataCACTTAGGCCTACTTCTCCtattggcacaacaatgttctaaacctaggctaataataataataataataaaaattgttccttGAGGTCTGAGTATAAAATTcgaattttactttaagttttacatattgttagcttgtaaacatatttaaaaaatacttacttttaattcGGTTAAAGTCGGTGAAGGAGTGGAATTTCTTCGTGGAACTTCTACTGATTGATTGCTAGGACAATCATTAGTTTCAGGTTTCAGATTATCTTCAGTGAACGTattaaggtttttcaatttggaaagtataaactttcccctactttccatattaataccaaaacgttttgttaaaagtagaataaaactttgattagtaCAGCTCAGTCCTAACCTCAATAATCTCTCTAATAGCAGGCAGCAGCAATATCAACAGTATTATTGACAGTCATCAGCTGTTCAGAAA contains these protein-coding regions:
- the LOC124366804 gene encoding uncharacterized protein LOC124366804 codes for the protein MESRGKFILSKLKNLNTFTEDNLKPETNDCPSNQSVEVPRRNSTPSPTLTELKVLNPDCTSILVLPDNDSTQWNFNMHESENIQVERETSKDVHLLNFISTPVEPESNEWELETITQVTNMEQESGASTTLEDLDDALSSVSDLFENDIDDPTYTPPSGSESDSTLSNDLEQVQSQSVSTNTTANNNNIIPLVPYTDSDGHGERVTDSYST